The following coding sequences lie in one Fibrobacter sp. genomic window:
- a CDS encoding helix-turn-helix domain-containing protein produces the protein MEKAKKERLEKNGWKVGDIDEFLDLNEAEMAIIEMKVALAKALVAKRKKSGLSQEEVARMSGTSQSRLAKMEKANSSVSLELLIRALFSLGSSKKELLKAMAR, from the coding sequence ATGGAAAAGGCAAAAAAAGAAAGGCTAGAAAAGAACGGATGGAAGGTTGGCGACATCGACGAATTTCTGGACCTGAACGAAGCTGAAATGGCGATTATCGAAATGAAGGTTGCGCTCGCCAAGGCTCTTGTGGCAAAGCGAAAGAAAAGTGGATTGTCTCAAGAAGAAGTCGCAAGAATGTCGGGAACAAGTCAATCGCGCCTGGCAAAAATGGAAAAGGCAAATTCCAGCGTGTCTTTGGAATTGTTGATTCGGGCTCTGTTCTCTTTGGGCTCCAGCAAAAAAGAACTTCTAAAGGCTATGGCTAGGTAA